AACTTCGGCTACTTCCGGCTGCGCAAGCTCGACTACAGCGACGAAGACCTCGCCGGCTGGGCCCGCCGGCTACAGGACGCCGCGCCGCAATGGACCGATGCCTTCGTCTATTTCAAGCACGAAGCCGAGGGCAAAGGTCCGCGTCTGGCGGCCCGCCTTCGTAGCTTCTTGGACGGTCAGGGGCAGTTGCTGGAAGCCAAAAGCGGGTAAGCTATCGCGGCGCGACGCGGTGTCCGCTGCGCACGCCCGCGATGCCGCCCGATGTGCCAGGCGAGCTGAAGCGAGAACGGAGGTGCCCATGGCTGACGAGAGCCGGCCCGTGGCCGAGCAACATCAGATCCAAGTCCAGATCGACGCCGCCAATGCATCCGGCGTCTATTCCAACCTCATGATGATCACCCACCGCAAGGAGGAATTCGTGCTCGACTTCCTCTTCGTGCAGCCACAGCGCACGCCGCAAGGGCAATCGGTGGCCAACTTGCGCTCTCGGGTGATCACGACTCCGGAACATACCAAGCGAATTCTGCGCGCGCTGCAAGAAAACGTTCGCCGCTACGAAGAGATGTTCGGACCGATACAAGAAGCCACCGACCTGCCGAAGATGGTGCACTGATCCGCGCCGCCGCGGTGGACCGGCGCCCGCTGTGCGCTCCCGCCCGCGACCTCACCCCGCAACATCACGGTGGCGAGCCGGGGATTTGTTCGATAGACTTCGCCCCGGTGGACACGATGTCCGAGCGCGACCGCTGTGACGTAGTGTTGTTCGGCTACCGCAACGACCTGGCACGTGAGCGGGTGCTGGAGCACCTTGCGGCCATGGCGCCAACGCCGGAGGGCCCGCCGCCGATCGACCGCAGCACTCCGATTCCGCAACGCCTGTTCGGTCAGATCCCGGCACAGCGGGCGCAGCAGTTGCGCCAGGAATTTGAAGGCCTGGGGGCGCACATCAAGCTGGTGCCGGTGGCCGCCCCGCCGGCATTCGTGGTCAGCACGGCCAGCCCGCGTGGCGCCCGCTGGTCGCTGGCCACATTGCTGGTTGTCGTGGTCGGGGCCGCGGCCGTCTGGTGGCTGCCGCAGCCCCGCCAGGTAGCGCATTTGCCAGTGCTGCCGGTGGCACCCGCGCGGCCGGCGCCGCTGGCGCAAGTAGACCCACCACCGGCCGAGGAGGCTCAAAGCGAAACCGAGGCGCAAGCGCTCGCGCTCAACGCACAAGCGGTGGCATTGGCGCAACAAGGGCAGTACGAGCCGGCGATCGAGCGGCTGCGTCAGGCCCTGCGAGTCGCTCCTGAGCAGCCGGTAGTCAGGCAGAACTTGCAGACCGCGCTGTTGAACAGTGCGCTGCGCAAGCTCGAAGCGCACCAGAGCGCCGAAGCCCTGGCGCAGCTCGACGAAGCGCTCGGCTTCGGCGAACGCAGTGACGCGCGCCACGCACGCGGTCTGGCCCACCTGCAAGCCGCTGACTACGAGTCGGCCCGGGTCGATTTGGAACAGGCCATCGCGGCGGGCGTCAAGGATTCGGGAGCCCTGCTGGCTTTGGGCGAAGTCTACTTGCGTCTCAACGATCGGCAGCGGGCGCTCGCCACCCTCCAGCGCGCCCGTGACGCCGGCGCCCAGAGCCCGCAACTCGACACCTTGCTCGAACGACTCAGCCGCGAGGTCGATGCCGAGTGGGACTTCTCCGCGCTCGAGAATGGCCACTTCCGGGTGACCTTCGCCGAAGGTGAGAACCGCGTGGCGGCGCAGCTGGTGCTCGAGGGGCTCGAGGACGCGCGCCACGAGGTGGCGGTCAAGTTGGGCAGCGTGCCTGACCGGACGACGGAAGTCGTGCTCTACGCGGCCCAGGACTTTCACGCCATCACCCAGACACCGGTGTGGGCGGCAGGGGCTTACGACGGCCGCATCAAAGTGCCGGTGCGCGGCCTCGAGCGGCATGACCCCGCGCTGCCCCGCCTGCTACGCCACGAGTACATGCACAGCGTGGTCGCCGAGCTTTCGCGCCAGCGCTGCCCGGCCTGGCTGAGCGAGGGGCTCGCGGTGTGGGCAGAAGAGGAGCATGACGGTGAGCGCCGAGCCTGGGCCGAAGAAGCTGTCAGTGGCAGTGAGCTGTTCCGCTTGCACGAAATCAGCGGCCCGTTCACCCACCTGGCGCAGCCGCGCGCGCAGGTCGCCTATGCGCAGAGCTACCTGGCGGTGCGAGAGTTGATCGACCGCTACGGCACCCGCAAGCTGCCGCAATTGGTCAGCGACCTGGGCCAGCAGCCGCTGCCGGTGGCATTCGCCGCCACCTACCCCGGCAGCTTGGCGGACTTCGAAGAGCGCTGGCTGAGCACCTTGGGTTCGTAAGCGGGAGGAAGTGCATGAGAGCGAGAGCACTACAAGTCGCCGCCTTGCTCGTGACGCTGGTCTCGGGGCTGCCGCTGGCCGTCCAAGAAGGCCCGGCAGCGTGGCTGGCACGGATTTTCGACCCGGCGTCGCTCAAGCTCGAGGCGTTTGCCGGGGCGCAGCTCAACCGCAAGTTGAGCACCGACGCCATCGCGCTCGAGCGCGGCGGCACCAAGCAGATCGCGATCTACACCCTGCCGCTCGATCAGGTGAAAGCCGCGGCCGAGCATTTTGGAAAGCAGCTCGGCACCAAGGCCCAGATCATGGCCGAGGGCAGCCCGTTCGAGACCCATGTCTACGACCTCACCGGCGCCAGCGCCCCGGCGCGCTTCAAGGGCCTGCGCCTGGTGATCTCGCGCTCCCAGTTCGTCGATAACAAGGGTCAGATCACGCTCGAATACACGCCGGCAGCACAGTGAGCGGCCACGATCGCCGCCGGCGCCGGGCGGTGATCGCCCTCACGGCGCCATGTCGAATAGGTCCTTGAAACCATACGGCTGGTGCGTGCCGAGGATCAGCTGCTCCAGCACCCCGATACCCTGGCGCTGGCCGAACTTGGCTTGGCAAACGGCCTGGATGTGGAGGTAGAGCGGCACTCCCGGATCAACTTCCGACAGGTTCCACGACTCGCCGCCCATTTCGTTCTCGCCAACATACATGCCGTGGCCCCATTGCGGGTGCATGTAACCCAGCCCCACCATGTAAAAGCTGTACAACGGCGTGAGCTCGATCTGAAGTTCTTCGCCCGAGCGGCGCCGCAGCCTGATCTCGGCCCGCCGCGCGTGCCGGGTGCCGGACTGGAACTCGAGACGATGGGCCACCGACTGCATGTGCTCGACCGCCCCGCCGTTCGGGATCAGCATCCCAACGCTGTGCCACTGCGTGCCGTCGGCGTCTTCGTTGACGTCGAAGTGCGTGCAAAGATCGTCGAAGTGCATCGGTGACCACAGCCAGAAGAATTGCGGCGCCGAGCCCGGCGCGCCGGCTTCGCGCTCGCCGACCGGACGGACGCCCCACGACCGATCGCGAAAGCCCCAGAAGCGATCGGGTGTAATCCGGATGGTTTCGCCCGCGACCTGAAGCGTACCTTCCACCGTTACGTGTTGCGTCAAGCGGGTGTAGTCAATGAACAGCCGGCCGTCGACGCGCTTGTTGAAGCGCGGCTCCTCCAGCACCGGCGCTCGGCCGACAAACAGCAGATCGCCGCTGATCTCGTGGGGGTTCGGCTGCACTACCAAGCGCAGCTTTTGCAACGGTTCAACCACCTGCACGCCGATCGGTCCGACCTGTGTGACCATGCGGTCCGCACCCATACGGCACGAGGCGCGCAGCGCGTACTGGCGGCCTTTGTGGACGACGCTGAAGGCCGCGTCCATGACGCTGCGATTGGGGTACTGCCCCATCGCCGCGGCGAAGTACATGCTGCCGTCGCGCGCGAAGCCGTTGAAGAAGAAGCGATCGTAGAAGTTGCGATCGCTGGTGCCGACGTTCGCAACCGGCTCGGGAGTTTGGTGGAGCGGATATTCATCGCCGCGGGTAAGCATGGGACCTCCTCAAGAAAGCATTCGCAGGGAGCACAGACCACAGACGGGGCGCTACCGCAACCCGCCTGCCGCGGCCCTACGCGGCCATCCCGGGCAGCACGCGGCGTAGGTACTGGCCGGTGTAGGAGTCGTGCACCCGGGCGACCTCCTCCGGTGTGCCGGCGGCGACGATCCGGCCGCCGCCGTTGCCGCCTTCGGGGCCGAGGTCGATGAGGTAATCCGCCGTCTTGATAACATCTAGGTTGTGCTCGATGATCACAATAGTATTACCGGCATCGACGAGCCGCTCGAGCACCGCCAGCAACCGCCGGATGTCATCGAAATGCAGGCCGGTGGTCGGCTCGTCGAGGATGTAGAGCGTCTTGCCGGTCGCCCGTCGGCTCAGCTCTTTGGCCAGCTTGATGCGCTGGGCCTCGCCGCCGGACAAGGTGGTGGCCGACTGGCCCAGGTGGATGTAGTCGAGTCCGACGTCGTGCAGGGTCTCGAGCTTCTGTCGAATCGGGGGAATGGAGCTGAGGAAGTCGAGCGCGGCGGCCACGGTCGAGTCGAGCACCTCGGCGATGCTCTTGCCCTTGTAGAGCACTTCGAGGGTCTCGCGGTTGTAACGCTTGCCGCCGCACACCTCGCAAGTGACGAAGACATCGGGCAGGAAGTGCATCTCGATGGTGATCAAGCCGTCGCCGGCGCAGGCTTCGCAACGGCCGCCCTTGACGTTGAACGAAAAGCGTCCCGGGCCGTAGCCGCGGGCACGGGCTTCGGGCAGCTGCGCAAACAGGTCGCGGATGTGAGCAAACAGCCCGGTGTAGGTTGCCGGATTCGAGCGCGGCGTGCGGCCGATCGGCGCCTGGTCGATGTCGATCACCTTGTCGAGCAGCTGCCAGCCCTGAATCTCGCCGTGGAGGCCGGGGCGTTCTTTGCTGCCGTAGAAGCGCTGCGCCAAGGCCGAGTAGAGCGTGTCAATTACCAGCGAGCTCTTGCCTGAGCCCGAGACGCCGGTGACGCAGGTCATGGTACCGAGCGGGATAGTGACGTCGAGGTTGCGCAAGTTGTTCTGGCGCGCGCCCTTCAGCACCAGCGCCCGGCCGCTGCCCTTGCGCCGGCGCGGCGGCACGGCGATCTCACGGGTGCCCGACAAATATTGCCCGGTGAGCGAGGCCGGGTCGCGCATGACCGCGGCCGGCGTGCCTTGCGCGACGATGTGGCCGCCGTGCACGCCGGCGCCGGGGCCCATGTCGATGACATGATCGGCCTCGATGATGGTGTCGCGGTCGTGTTCGACCACCAGCACCGTGTTGCCGAGATCACGCAGGCGCTTGAGGGTGGCGAGCAAGCGGGCGTTGTCGCGCTGGTGCAGGCCGATCGAGGGCTCGTCGAGAATGTAGAGCACGCCCATCAGGCTGGAGCCGATCTGCGTCGCCAGCCGGATACGT
This genomic window from Deltaproteobacteria bacterium contains:
- a CDS encoding DUF3467 domain-containing protein; this translates as MADESRPVAEQHQIQVQIDAANASGVYSNLMMITHRKEEFVLDFLFVQPQRTPQGQSVANLRSRVITTPEHTKRILRALQENVRRYEEMFGPIQEATDLPKMVH
- a CDS encoding tetratricopeptide repeat protein; translated protein: MSERDRCDVVLFGYRNDLARERVLEHLAAMAPTPEGPPPIDRSTPIPQRLFGQIPAQRAQQLRQEFEGLGAHIKLVPVAAPPAFVVSTASPRGARWSLATLLVVVVGAAAVWWLPQPRQVAHLPVLPVAPARPAPLAQVDPPPAEEAQSETEAQALALNAQAVALAQQGQYEPAIERLRQALRVAPEQPVVRQNLQTALLNSALRKLEAHQSAEALAQLDEALGFGERSDARHARGLAHLQAADYESARVDLEQAIAAGVKDSGALLALGEVYLRLNDRQRALATLQRARDAGAQSPQLDTLLERLSREVDAEWDFSALENGHFRVTFAEGENRVAAQLVLEGLEDARHEVAVKLGSVPDRTTEVVLYAAQDFHAITQTPVWAAGAYDGRIKVPVRGLERHDPALPRLLRHEYMHSVVAELSRQRCPAWLSEGLAVWAEEEHDGERRAWAEEAVSGSELFRLHEISGPFTHLAQPRAQVAYAQSYLAVRELIDRYGTRKLPQLVSDLGQQPLPVAFAATYPGSLADFEERWLSTLGS